The following coding sequences lie in one Kribbella sp. NBC_00709 genomic window:
- a CDS encoding SDR family NAD(P)-dependent oxidoreductase — translation MDKLLENKVVFIAGAGRGIGAAAARLFVAEGAQVMLAARTESQLESLAKELDAAYTVCDLGDPASVGAAVDRTVAEYGRLDAAFNNGAIGQPPGPMDGLGQDTFDQVYAVNLRGVWSAIVAEVGAIRATVGRGSIVNTSSVGSFAGNPALPAYGAMKRAVNSLTESAAITYGPENIRVNGVAPGTTLTEMLQDWDRAQPGVIDGLNARTPLGRGADPSEVAQAVAWLLSDRASYVTGAVLRVDGGLGV, via the coding sequence ATGGACAAACTGCTCGAGAACAAAGTGGTCTTCATCGCCGGGGCCGGTCGCGGGATCGGCGCCGCGGCCGCTCGGTTGTTCGTCGCCGAAGGGGCTCAGGTGATGCTCGCCGCGCGCACCGAGTCGCAACTGGAGTCGCTCGCGAAGGAGCTCGACGCCGCGTACACGGTCTGCGACCTGGGCGATCCCGCCTCAGTCGGCGCCGCGGTCGACCGGACGGTTGCGGAGTACGGACGACTGGATGCCGCCTTCAACAACGGCGCGATCGGTCAGCCGCCCGGCCCGATGGACGGCCTCGGCCAGGACACGTTCGACCAGGTCTACGCCGTGAACCTCAGGGGAGTTTGGTCCGCGATCGTCGCCGAGGTCGGTGCGATCCGGGCCACCGTGGGGCGTGGCAGCATCGTCAACACCTCGAGTGTCGGCAGCTTCGCAGGCAACCCGGCGCTTCCGGCGTACGGCGCGATGAAGCGGGCCGTGAACAGCCTGACCGAGTCCGCCGCGATCACGTACGGACCCGAGAACATCCGCGTCAACGGGGTCGCGCCCGGTACGACGCTCACCGAGATGCTGCAGGACTGGGACCGCGCGCAGCCCGGCGTCATCGACGGGCTGAACGCGCGGACCCCGCTCGGTCGTGGGGCCGACCCGAGCGAAGTGGCCCAGGCCGTCGCCTGGCTGCTCAGCGACCGGGCGTCGTACGTGACCGGTGCGGTGCTGCGCGTGGACGGCGGCCTGGGCGTGTGA
- a CDS encoding alkaline phosphatase D family protein translates to MLDTRQHRTDQPCGDGDSSTCDDRFNPDNTMLGGKQRAWLLDGFRQSKARWQVIGNQTPMGQTDWTPGPETHVWLDPWDDYVAERNKVLAAAQDSGVRNLVVITDDRHQNYALELKRDYANPDSATVGTEFVGTSITSGGNGADLTDQGQQFLEANPHLKFFNSQRGYVRVTVDQKQWRSDFRVVPYVETPNAPITTRATYVVEDHRPHVHSA, encoded by the coding sequence ATCCTCGACACCCGTCAGCACCGTACCGACCAGCCGTGCGGCGATGGCGATTCGTCCACCTGTGACGACCGGTTCAACCCGGACAACACGATGCTCGGCGGCAAGCAGCGCGCCTGGTTGCTGGACGGATTCCGGCAGTCGAAGGCCCGCTGGCAGGTGATCGGCAACCAGACCCCGATGGGCCAGACCGACTGGACGCCGGGCCCGGAGACCCATGTCTGGCTGGACCCGTGGGACGATTATGTTGCCGAGCGCAACAAGGTACTGGCGGCCGCGCAGGACAGCGGGGTCCGCAACCTGGTCGTCATCACCGACGACCGGCACCAGAACTACGCCCTCGAACTCAAGCGCGACTACGCGAACCCGGACTCGGCCACGGTCGGCACCGAGTTCGTCGGTACGTCGATCACCAGCGGCGGCAACGGCGCCGACCTGACCGACCAGGGCCAGCAGTTCCTCGAGGCCAACCCGCACCTGAAGTTCTTCAACTCCCAGCGCGGGTACGTCCGGGTCACGGTCGACCAGAAGCAGTGGCGGTCCGACTTCCGTGTCGTCCCGTACGTCGAGACGCCGAACGCCCCGATCACCACCCGGGCGACCTACGTCGTCGAGGACCACCGCCCGCACGTCCACTCAGCCTGA